A part of Oncorhynchus clarkii lewisi isolate Uvic-CL-2024 chromosome 17, UVic_Ocla_1.0, whole genome shotgun sequence genomic DNA contains:
- the LOC139370674 gene encoding 1,25-dihydroxyvitamin D(3) 24-hydroxylase, mitochondrial-like, giving the protein MRAQIQKVPQIVELLKKKTVGLQHFKPTSSVCVLDPKDATLVAPCRHSLPSQTQSLDSIPGPTNWPLFGSLIELLLKGGLQRQHNALIDYHKKFGKIFRMKLGSFESVHIGAPCLVEALYRKESAFPQRLEIKPWKAYRDLRDEAYGLLILEGEDWQRVRSTFQQKLMKPTEVAKLDGKINQVLADFVSRIGQVTDNGQFVDLYFELNKWSMETICLVLYDKRFGLLHDNVNEEAMTFITSIKTMMSTFGAMMVTPVELHKKLNTKTWQDHTTAWDRIFSTAKVYIDKKIKRHAGATGPSDDFLCDIYRHSHLSKKELYAAITELQIGGVETTANSMLWAIFNLSRNPCVQKKLLQEIREVLPASQTPSAKHLQRMPYIKACLKESMRLSPSVPFTSRTLDKDTVLGDYSIPKGTVLMINSHAQGANEEYFHDSSRFKPERWLKESSTINPFAHVPFGVGKRMCIGRRLAELQLQLALCWVIRDYEIVATDSEPVETIHSGTLVPNRELPVAFIRR; this is encoded by the exons ATGAGGGCACAAATCCAAAAGGTACCACAGATAGTAGAATTGTTAAAAAAGAAAACGGTTGGTTTGCAGCACTTCAAGCCAACATCTTCAGTGTGCGTCCTGGACCCGAAGGATGCTACATTGGTTGCGCCTTGTCGACACAGTCTTCCCTCGCAGACTCAGAGCCTGGACTCGATACCTGGACCCACCAACTGGCCCTTATTTGGCAGTTTGATAGAACTACTACTCAAAGGAGGGCTGCAAAGACAACACAATGCATTG ATTGATTACCATAAGAAATTCGGAAAGATTTTCCGGATGAAACTCGGCTCCTTTGAATCGGTCCATATTGGCGCACCTTGCTTAGTGGAGGCACTCTACAGAAAGGAGAGCGCTTTCCCACAGCGTCTGGAGATCAAACCCTGGAAAGCATACCGAGACTTAAGAGACGAGGCATATGGACTTCTCATTCT GGAAGGGGAAGACTGGCAGAGGGTGAGAAGCACGTTTCAGCAGAAATTGATGAAACCCACAGAAGTCGCGAAACTTGATGGAAAAATAAACCAG GTGTTGGCCGATTTCGTTAGTAGAATTGGGCAAGTGACTGACAATGGACAATTTGTGGACTTGTACTTCGAATTGAATAAATGGTCAATGGAGA CCATTTGCTTAGTGCTCTACGACAAACGCTTCGGACTTCTGCATGACAATGTCAACGAGGAGGCTATGACCTTTATCACATCCATAAAGACG ATGATGAGCACATTTGGCGCCATGATGGTCACGCCAGTGGAGCTCCACAAAAAACTGAACACCAAAACATGGCAGGACCACACCACGGCATGGGACCGTATATTCAGTACAG CCAAAGTCTACATAGACAAGAAGATAAAGCGCCATGCAGGGGCAACAGGGCCCAGTGACGACTTCCTGTGTGACATCTACCGCCACAGTCACCTGTCCAAGAAAGAGCTGTACGCCGCCATCACAGAGCTCCAGATCGGAGGAGTGGAGACG ACTGCCAACAGCATGCTGTGGgctattttcaacctctcccgtAACCCCTGCGTTCAGAAGAAGCTGCTCCAAGAAATCAGAGAGGTTCTGCCTGCTAGTCAGACTCCCAGTGCCAAGCACCTCCAGAGAATGCCCTACATCAAGGCCTGCCTCAAGGAATCCATGAG GTTATCGCCGTCAGTTCCCTTCACGAGTCGGACCTTAGACAAAGACACTGTGTTGGGGGATTACTCCATTCCCAAGGGG ACAGTGTTGATGATCAACAGCCATGCTCAGGGTGCCAATGAGGAATACTTCCACGACAGCAGCCGGTTTAAGCCAGAGCGTTGGCTAAAAGAGAGCAGTACCATCAACCCCTTTGCCCATGTGCCGTTTGGTGTTGGGAAGAGGATGTGTATTGGGCGGCGTCTGGCAGAGCTACAGCTGCAGTTGGCACTCTGCTGG GTCATCAGAGATTATGAAATTGTGGCGACAGATAGTGAACCAGT